A section of the Chryseobacterium ginsenosidimutans genome encodes:
- a CDS encoding M12 family metallo-peptidase, with translation MIKKLLTLCILQYAVFGFSQNMKPVAQKVSEYHAQKKNFEKYDLFTVNKTSEKLAEYKRAATDISVINVDAKQLKKLVYEKPEYLEISFPFDGKQITLELYKNQIFTNDFKVTTNKGEIVNYTPGAYYQGIVKGDNQSIVAFSFFNNDIVGVASTMELGNVILGKVKNSTDFVSYSDAKLTGLNPFICGVDELAENQKQKVSFDPNAQKNTGKVLTQNCVRIYYEVCYTPYVNNGSSTTTTSNWLTAIHNNISTLYNNDDIRIALNEINIWTTADPYTGTPNANLASFRANRQTFNGDLAHLVNQPSTTSVAYVNSLCTTSRHAYSGASQTYSNVPVYSWTIEAMTHEMGHSLGSPHTHACAWNGNSTAIDGCGPAAGYSEGCNGPLPSSAVKGTIMSYCHLVSGVGINFANGFGLQPGALIRNTVDSKACLGTDCTTACTTTVTGMSISNITQSSASAAFTDATSTSWKYKLTKFDGTPVTTGTTTTQSFSFSNLQPATYYLLSVGTECSAAYQRTQLFLTDADWCNGFQFTDTGGATANYGDNQTIVKTFYPNSGALTMTFTEFGLEQDYDFMYIYNGPSTSSPMFATGNALTGTTLPGSFTSTHPSGAITVRFVSDPAENGIGWKANFSCAVLAVEDVNTKDNSVNIYPNPAKNLITISSKDALKSFKIYDEAGRLIKSGSSLKGTKFDVNISSIQTGNYVVTVETEKQKVTKKLIKQ, from the coding sequence ATGATTAAAAAACTCCTAACTCTCTGCATTTTACAATACGCAGTCTTTGGTTTTTCTCAAAACATGAAGCCCGTTGCTCAAAAAGTTTCGGAATATCATGCTCAAAAGAAAAATTTTGAAAAGTATGATTTATTCACAGTTAACAAAACGTCAGAAAAATTAGCCGAATACAAAAGAGCGGCCACTGACATTTCAGTCATTAATGTTGATGCTAAACAATTAAAAAAACTTGTTTACGAAAAACCTGAATATCTTGAAATTTCCTTTCCTTTTGACGGAAAACAGATTACTTTAGAACTTTATAAAAATCAAATTTTCACTAATGATTTTAAAGTTACAACCAATAAAGGAGAAATAGTAAATTATACTCCCGGAGCTTATTATCAGGGAATTGTGAAAGGTGATAATCAATCTATTGTAGCGTTCAGTTTCTTTAATAATGATATTGTGGGAGTTGCTTCTACAATGGAATTGGGAAATGTAATTTTAGGAAAAGTTAAAAATTCTACCGATTTTGTAAGTTACTCAGATGCAAAATTAACGGGTTTGAATCCTTTCATTTGCGGAGTTGATGAATTGGCAGAAAACCAGAAGCAGAAAGTTTCTTTTGATCCTAATGCTCAAAAAAATACAGGAAAAGTATTAACGCAGAACTGTGTAAGAATTTATTATGAAGTTTGCTACACACCTTATGTGAATAACGGTTCTAGTACAACAACAACATCCAATTGGCTGACTGCAATTCACAATAACATCTCAACACTTTATAATAATGATGATATCAGAATTGCTTTAAATGAAATAAATATCTGGACAACTGCTGATCCTTACACAGGAACTCCAAACGCAAACCTGGCGAGTTTCAGAGCCAACAGACAGACTTTTAACGGAGATTTGGCGCATTTGGTAAACCAACCTTCTACAACGAGTGTTGCTTATGTAAATTCTCTTTGTACAACAAGCAGACATGCTTATTCGGGAGCTTCTCAGACGTACAGCAACGTTCCTGTTTATTCTTGGACGATTGAAGCAATGACACACGAAATGGGGCACAGTTTAGGATCGCCTCATACCCACGCATGTGCATGGAACGGAAATTCTACAGCAATTGACGGTTGTGGTCCTGCAGCAGGTTACAGTGAAGGTTGCAATGGTCCGTTACCTTCTTCAGCTGTGAAAGGAACGATTATGAGCTACTGCCACTTAGTTTCAGGAGTTGGGATTAATTTTGCGAACGGGTTTGGTCTTCAACCCGGTGCTTTGATAAGAAACACGGTTGATTCTAAAGCTTGTTTGGGAACGGATTGCACAACAGCTTGTACAACAACCGTTACGGGAATGTCAATTTCAAATATTACACAAAGCTCTGCGAGTGCTGCATTCACAGATGCAACTTCAACGTCATGGAAATACAAACTGACAAAATTTGACGGAACTCCAGTAACAACAGGAACAACGACAACTCAGTCATTCAGTTTTTCGAATCTTCAGCCGGCAACCTATTATCTCTTATCTGTTGGTACAGAATGTTCTGCAGCATACCAAAGAACACAGCTGTTCTTGACAGATGCAGATTGGTGTAACGGATTTCAGTTCACAGATACCGGGGGAGCAACAGCAAACTATGGTGATAACCAAACGATCGTAAAAACTTTTTATCCAAACTCTGGAGCTTTAACAATGACATTTACAGAGTTTGGTCTGGAGCAGGATTATGATTTTATGTATATTTATAATGGTCCGTCTACGAGTTCACCGATGTTTGCTACAGGAAATGCTTTAACGGGGACTACTTTACCGGGATCATTTACCTCTACACATCCTTCCGGAGCGATTACTGTAAGATTTGTTTCCGATCCTGCTGAAAATGGTATCGGCTGGAAGGCCAACTTCTCTTGTGCCGTTTTAGCTGTAGAAGATGTAAATACGAAAGATAATTCGGTAAATATTTATCCGAATCCGGCAAAGAATCTGATTACAATTTCTTCAAAAGATGCTTTAAAATCATTTAAAATTTATGATGAAGCCGGAAGATTAATTAAATCGGGATCATCTTTAAAAGGAACTAAATTTGACGTTAATATTTCCTCAATACAAACCGGAAACTATGTTGTAACGGTAGAAACGGAAAAGCAAAAAGTTACCAAGAAATTAATAAAACAATAA
- a CDS encoding mevalonate kinase family protein: MTNPLFYAKIILFGEYGMIEDSQGLVVPYSFYKGTLKFFETKSEFEIKSNGHLQKYSDYLADLQLSDDFKLNVESFKQDISNGLFFDSNIPQGYGVGSSGALVAAIFEKYSLKKHDPENISKDNLKNLKAVFGEMESYFHGKSSGMDPLICYMNLPILIENKENLDKVAIPNGEKGKGAIFLIDSGITGETGPMIQIFFEKMKTEGFRKTLKEEFIRYNNACIDSFLKKDMNPFFRNLKKLSYWAYEHFRPMIPESIFNIWKKGLDSNAYYLKLCGSGGGGYILGFTKDYEKAEKMLDGFHKEVIYRF, encoded by the coding sequence ATGACGAACCCTCTATTTTACGCTAAAATAATTCTTTTCGGAGAATATGGAATGATCGAAGACTCGCAAGGTCTTGTAGTTCCGTATAGCTTTTATAAAGGAACTTTAAAATTCTTTGAAACCAAATCAGAATTTGAAATAAAATCGAACGGACATCTGCAGAAATATTCTGATTATCTTGCAGATTTACAGCTTTCTGATGATTTTAAATTAAATGTAGAAAGTTTCAAACAAGATATTTCAAACGGACTTTTCTTTGATTCTAATATTCCTCAAGGATATGGAGTGGGAAGTTCAGGAGCTTTAGTAGCTGCTATTTTCGAAAAGTATTCTCTGAAAAAACATGATCCTGAAAATATATCTAAAGATAATTTAAAAAATCTGAAGGCTGTTTTTGGTGAAATGGAAAGCTATTTTCATGGAAAAAGCTCAGGAATGGATCCGTTGATCTGCTATATGAATCTTCCTATTCTGATAGAAAATAAAGAAAATTTAGACAAAGTTGCCATTCCTAATGGCGAAAAAGGAAAAGGAGCTATTTTCCTGATCGATTCAGGAATTACAGGAGAAACAGGACCGATGATTCAGATTTTCTTCGAAAAAATGAAAACTGAAGGTTTCAGAAAAACATTAAAAGAAGAATTTATCCGTTATAATAACGCCTGTATCGATTCTTTCCTTAAAAAAGATATGAATCCTTTCTTCAGAAACCTGAAAAAACTTTCATATTGGGCTTATGAACATTTCCGTCCGATGATTCCGGAAAGTATTTTTAATATCTGGAAAAAAGGGCTGGATTCTAATGCTTATTATTTAAAACTCTGCGGAAGCGGTGGTGGCGGTTATATTTTAGGTTTCACCAAAGACTATGAGAAAGCTGAAAAAATGCTTGACGGCTTCCATAAAGAAGTGATTTACAGATTTTAA